The following are from one region of the Pseudodesulfovibrio piezophilus C1TLV30 genome:
- a CDS encoding B12-binding domain-containing radical SAM protein, with product MKKKIYIADLVHNTLPGNYSVPLNAASLAAYLSTQGTPPPVTLFKYTADLLDAVKQASPAVVGLSMYEWNWNLSVSVAKRIKQLSPATHISVGGPSIENDLTFLTNFLTKNPAIDSAIVFEGEMAFANIVKDITSPSNQLNTLHPGVAFLRHGNLCYRPPQLFDDLSHLPSPYLAGYLDSFLDQGLIPLFESNRGCPYSCSYCAWGISFLNQTRKFPMERILAEIDYVGTKFPTLPTYILADGNFGIFKRDIQIAKALRSIKDVNPILQRIVFWSSKNNAETNYEIVKLLGEGERVLLAVQSLDPVVQENIGRRNIQQDDLKDYLSTYKKKHIQVGTDLIGGLPGETYANHLKTLEKCFELGFDVIGDRTLLFLPGTQLNLEEERKKYQYQTSFRLKSGCYGEYQGIKVVECEEVASGSKDMSPNEFKSMRLLQCLVGFCWNSGHLKPFLSNLHHTNKINPIHVLNSLVEKITELKGTETRLGHFARDIINSLDTELHPSRDALIKKHTKEPHWGRLLSGGFSKLYFKVVSRLLYDRKLLLDFLSLIFSATEELSSQKVSPAFQKVTENSFIDPLTVYNKLPGCTHKILPFPHPSNFKTTELEYLRPFLDLENRSTITLYKDEKVCSAVRALLKKYEFEKNPQYAVEKVLETYQNAFCFELKACD from the coding sequence ATGAAGAAAAAAATATACATTGCAGATCTGGTTCACAACACTCTCCCAGGGAATTACTCTGTCCCATTAAACGCCGCAAGCCTTGCTGCTTATCTGAGCACACAAGGAACTCCTCCCCCCGTAACACTTTTTAAATACACAGCAGATCTACTCGACGCGGTGAAACAAGCCTCCCCGGCTGTAGTCGGGCTTTCTATGTACGAATGGAACTGGAACCTAAGCGTCTCAGTGGCAAAAAGGATTAAGCAACTCTCCCCAGCCACCCACATATCCGTAGGAGGTCCATCAATAGAAAATGACCTTACCTTTCTTACCAATTTCTTAACAAAAAATCCTGCCATCGATTCTGCTATCGTATTTGAAGGAGAGATGGCCTTCGCGAATATTGTAAAAGACATCACTTCTCCATCTAACCAACTCAATACATTACATCCTGGAGTTGCATTCCTTCGACATGGAAACCTATGCTATCGCCCCCCCCAGCTCTTTGATGATCTAAGCCACCTCCCATCACCATACCTCGCAGGGTATCTTGATTCTTTCCTTGATCAAGGACTTATACCTCTCTTCGAATCCAATAGAGGTTGTCCATACTCATGCTCCTATTGTGCTTGGGGAATATCCTTTTTAAATCAAACCAGAAAATTTCCTATGGAGAGAATTCTCGCAGAAATAGACTACGTGGGGACCAAATTCCCCACTCTCCCAACCTATATTCTTGCCGATGGGAACTTCGGGATATTCAAACGAGACATCCAAATAGCTAAGGCCCTTAGATCCATAAAAGATGTAAACCCAATTCTTCAACGTATCGTCTTCTGGTCGAGCAAAAACAATGCTGAAACCAATTATGAAATAGTCAAACTGCTCGGAGAAGGAGAACGAGTTTTATTGGCAGTTCAGTCCTTAGACCCAGTAGTGCAAGAAAATATAGGTAGGCGAAATATTCAACAAGATGACCTCAAGGACTACCTCTCCACATACAAAAAAAAACATATCCAAGTCGGCACGGATTTAATAGGAGGACTTCCAGGAGAAACATATGCAAACCACCTGAAAACCCTTGAAAAATGCTTCGAACTAGGATTTGACGTCATTGGGGATAGGACACTTCTCTTTTTGCCAGGGACTCAACTAAATTTGGAAGAAGAACGCAAAAAATATCAATACCAAACAAGTTTTAGGCTAAAATCTGGCTGCTATGGCGAATATCAAGGAATCAAAGTTGTTGAATGTGAAGAAGTTGCAAGTGGCTCAAAGGATATGAGCCCTAACGAATTTAAATCAATGCGACTTTTACAATGCCTAGTAGGATTTTGCTGGAATTCTGGACACCTCAAGCCTTTTCTCTCAAACCTCCACCACACTAATAAGATTAACCCCATACATGTCCTTAACAGCCTTGTTGAGAAAATTACTGAATTGAAGGGCACAGAGACACGACTTGGCCATTTTGCGCGCGATATTATAAACTCGCTGGACACAGAATTACATCCCAGTAGAGATGCATTAATAAAAAAACACACAAAAGAACCACACTGGGGAAGGCTGCTTTCTGGAGGCTTTTCAAAATTATATTTTAAAGTTGTCAGCAGATTGCTGTATGATAGAAAATTATTACTTGATTTTCTCAGTCTTATTTTTTCAGCCACAGAAGAATTAAGTTCACAAAAAGTATCTCCTGCTTTTCAGAAGGTGACTGAAAACAGCTTTATCGACCCCTTAACAGTTTATAACAAACTGCCAGGTTGTACCCATAAAATCCTACCTTTTCCTCATCCTAGCAACTTCAAAACTACTGAATTGGAATATCTTCGTCCCTTCCTTGATTTAGAGAACCGCTCAACTATAACGTTATACAAAGATGAGAAAGTTTGTTCAGCTGTGCGGGCATTACTAAAGAAATATGAATTTGAAAAAAACCCCCAATACGCAGTCGAGAAAGTTCTAGAGACATATCAAAATGCATTTTGCTTTGAACTTAAAGCTTGCGATTAG
- a CDS encoding mechanosensitive ion channel family protein — translation MDWSNGSGVMLRAWFAVLVLLGIYIAARWLKKGNAKGWRELLDMLTVSMKRKIILFMVMLGLVVCLAVLAPLARFDAGVDVFVTAFLGTAWIILVAWALTLLLTVLTGLVQWKYDIGVEDNLGARQINTKVRVLHRIAAVLVWLGALAGILMQFERFRALGGAMLASAGVLSIVLGLSAQKTFGAVIAGVQIALTHPINLDDVVIVEGEWGRIEEITFTYVVVKIWDLRRMVVPISYFVETPFQNWTKKSAEIIGTVTLHVDYTTPLQPLREELKSLCEASGALWNGKTCVLQVTEAGGESMTVRALVSSPGASAAWDLRCMVREGLIDFLRRNYPECLPRRRVVLQNGAMEKEG, via the coding sequence ATGGATTGGAGTAATGGTTCGGGCGTGATGCTCAGGGCGTGGTTCGCGGTGTTGGTGCTGCTCGGCATATATATCGCCGCTCGTTGGTTGAAGAAGGGGAATGCAAAAGGCTGGCGGGAATTGCTTGATATGCTGACAGTCTCCATGAAAAGAAAGATCATTCTTTTCATGGTGATGCTTGGTCTTGTGGTGTGCTTGGCAGTGTTGGCTCCTCTTGCTCGATTTGATGCCGGGGTGGATGTTTTTGTCACGGCCTTTTTAGGAACCGCCTGGATCATACTCGTTGCATGGGCATTGACTTTATTGCTGACGGTGCTGACCGGGTTGGTTCAGTGGAAGTATGATATTGGTGTGGAGGACAATCTGGGTGCGCGTCAGATAAATACCAAGGTACGGGTTCTGCATCGAATTGCTGCCGTTCTTGTCTGGCTTGGAGCTCTTGCCGGAATATTGATGCAGTTCGAGCGATTTCGGGCTCTTGGTGGGGCCATGCTGGCCTCGGCGGGGGTCTTGAGCATTGTTCTCGGGCTTTCTGCACAAAAGACTTTTGGCGCGGTTATAGCCGGAGTGCAGATAGCTCTGACCCATCCCATCAACCTGGATGACGTGGTTATCGTGGAAGGAGAGTGGGGGCGGATCGAGGAGATCACATTTACTTATGTAGTAGTCAAGATATGGGATTTGCGGCGCATGGTTGTCCCCATCAGCTATTTTGTTGAGACACCCTTTCAGAACTGGACAAAAAAAAGCGCTGAAATAATCGGGACCGTGACTTTGCATGTGGATTATACCACGCCGTTGCAGCCACTGCGCGAAGAACTCAAGTCCTTGTGTGAGGCTTCCGGAGCCTTGTGGAATGGCAAGACCTGCGTGCTTCAGGTGACGGAGGCAGGGGGAGAGAGCATGACAGTCAGAGCGTTGGTCAGTTCCCCCGGAGCCTCAGCCGCATGGGACCTCCGATGCATGGTGCGTGAGGGATTGATAGATTTCCTGCGACGGAACTACCCCGAGTGCCTCCCCCGTCGGCGTGTGGTTTTGCAGAATGGGGCCATGGAAAAAGAGGGATAG
- the tnpA gene encoding IS200/IS605 family transposase gives MKCNSSLCHTKWDCKYHVVWIPKCRRKVLFGKLKNYLGEVFHKLARQRECMILEGHLCIDHVHMYIAIPPKYSVAQVVGYIKGKSAIHIAREVQNRARGFAGQSFWARGYYVTTVGRDEKVIREYIRKQEHEDKRVEQLKFRL, from the coding sequence ATGAAGTGCAATTCAAGCCTATGCCATACAAAATGGGACTGCAAGTATCATGTTGTGTGGATACCGAAATGTCGGCGTAAGGTATTGTTTGGCAAGTTGAAAAACTACTTGGGCGAGGTGTTCCACAAGCTCGCACGTCAACGTGAATGTATGATTTTGGAAGGGCATTTATGCATTGATCATGTGCATATGTACATCGCCATTCCTCCCAAATACTCTGTGGCACAAGTAGTTGGTTATATAAAAGGTAAGAGCGCAATACACATAGCGCGTGAAGTCCAAAATCGCGCAAGGGGATTTGCAGGGCAAAGCTTCTGGGCGCGTGGTTACTATGTGACCACGGTTGGACGAGACGAAAAGGTAATAAGGGAATACATCCGCAAACAAGAACATGAAGACAAGCGGGTGGAGCAGTTGAAATTCCGCCTTTAG
- the corA gene encoding magnesium/cobalt transporter CorA translates to MARFLKKRDQETGRSPGSLIFVGQQKTDTPRLRLIDYDQEMLKDDFIDSLDTLSACTDSQSTSWLNIDGLHVPDLMSQVGNLFDLSSLILEDIVNTGQRPKLEEFPDALFVTLKMLSLDEELGRINAEQLSAVLTGNCLITFQEKPGDVFDPVRERLRRQSGRLRRLGADYLLYTLLDCVFENYLKVVEILGERIEEFDEEVLGNPTPDLLEEINLYRREMAYIRKAVRPAREIILKLAKTENEIITPQIAPFIRDLHDMAEQVVDAVDIYREMLNDHLNSYNMAVTNRLNDVMKFLTVFATIFIPLSFLAGVYGMNFEIMPELHYRNGYFILLGIMGTVAAVMLAYFKKRKWI, encoded by the coding sequence ATGGCTCGTTTCCTGAAAAAACGCGACCAGGAGACCGGACGATCACCGGGGTCACTCATTTTCGTCGGACAGCAAAAGACCGACACTCCCCGTCTGCGGTTGATCGACTATGACCAGGAGATGCTCAAGGATGATTTTATCGACTCCCTGGACACTCTCTCGGCTTGCACGGACAGCCAATCCACCAGTTGGCTCAACATAGACGGACTCCATGTCCCAGATCTGATGTCACAGGTGGGAAACCTGTTTGATCTCTCTTCCCTGATTCTGGAGGATATCGTCAATACGGGACAACGCCCCAAGCTTGAAGAATTTCCCGATGCCCTGTTCGTCACGCTCAAGATGCTCTCCCTGGACGAAGAACTAGGCCGGATCAATGCAGAACAGCTGAGCGCCGTGCTGACCGGAAACTGCCTGATCACCTTTCAGGAGAAACCCGGCGATGTCTTTGACCCGGTCCGCGAACGCCTCAGGAGGCAATCCGGCAGACTGCGTCGCCTTGGAGCGGACTACCTGCTCTACACACTCCTTGACTGCGTTTTCGAAAACTACCTCAAGGTAGTTGAAATCCTTGGAGAGAGGATCGAGGAATTTGATGAGGAGGTTCTCGGCAATCCCACCCCGGACCTTTTGGAAGAGATCAACCTCTACAGGCGGGAAATGGCGTATATCCGAAAAGCAGTTCGCCCGGCGCGTGAAATTATCCTGAAATTGGCAAAAACAGAAAACGAAATTATCACGCCTCAGATAGCCCCATTCATTCGCGACCTGCACGACATGGCGGAACAGGTTGTGGATGCGGTGGACATCTACCGAGAGATGCTCAACGACCATCTCAACAGTTACAACATGGCCGTGACCAACAGGCTCAATGACGTCATGAAATTCTTGACAGTATTTGCCACCATTTTTATCCCGCTTTCCTTTCTGGCAGGCGTGTATGGCATGAACTTCGAAATCATGCCCGAACTACACTACAGGAATGGATATTTCATCCTGCTCGGTATTATGGGCACGGTCGCCGCCGTCATGCTGGCATATTTCAAAAAAAGAAAATGGATATGA
- a CDS encoding SET domain-containing protein, translated as MIHPHTTVRTVSPCIGVGVFATHPIARGTIVVVRDSLDTCLTRQEFCALPEAVRLSMETYLYHDKCGNLILSWDHARYMNHHCQSNTMMTDYGLELAVRDIAAGEELTTEYGLLNIQDPYEICCHCESCREALRLDDVDTYGDAWDALVEENLLRIFDLEQPLLDLLGAQHRARLDALVSGEGAYASVKNLKWRIGDCSGE; from the coding sequence ATGATTCATCCACATACCACGGTACGAACAGTTTCCCCATGTATCGGCGTCGGTGTCTTCGCCACTCATCCCATTGCCAGGGGGACCATTGTGGTCGTCCGTGACAGTCTTGATACCTGCCTGACTCGGCAGGAATTCTGTGCGCTTCCGGAGGCGGTTCGTCTTTCCATGGAGACGTATCTTTATCATGATAAATGCGGCAATCTGATTTTGAGTTGGGATCATGCCCGATATATGAATCACCACTGCCAGAGCAACACGATGATGACGGATTACGGTTTGGAGCTTGCAGTCAGGGATATTGCGGCAGGTGAGGAACTGACCACCGAGTACGGCCTGCTTAATATCCAGGACCCGTATGAAATTTGTTGCCACTGTGAGAGCTGCCGAGAAGCACTGCGGCTTGATGATGTCGATACATATGGTGATGCCTGGGATGCGCTTGTGGAGGAAAATCTGTTGCGTATTTTCGATCTGGAGCAACCATTGCTCGACCTGCTCGGGGCACAGCATCGGGCCAGGCTTGATGCCTTGGTTTCGGGGGAGGGTGCGTATGCATCCGTGAAAAATCTGAAGTGGCGGATTGGAGACTGCTCTGGCGAGTAG
- a CDS encoding MBOAT family O-acyltransferase, with product MIFSSITFCLFFLCILVGLGVFRRNSSRKRFLLLGSWFFYAYWDWRFLFLILISTIVDFVIGAMLGHEKKKGTRRLLLGVSLTVNLGLLGFFKYFNFFIDSMRPLVESFGFHVGSLDIILPVGISFYTFQTLSYTIDIYRGQIKPHDNLLDFSLFVSFFPQLVAGPIVRASHFLPQLKEYKPLTAGNAYAGFQLFTYGLCKKVFLADRLALFSDHVFTNAGLYDCATTWMAAGAYSLQIYLDFSGYSDMAIGIARILGYDLGKNFNFPYLSRSPQEFWRRWHISLSTWVRDYLYIPLGGSRRGKARTYVNVFVSMGLCGLWHGAAWTFVVWGMLHGVGLVLNRMWQWKAEGPGFRLIGRGVAWIGTMLFVVVGWVLFRSVGFSEARLMLRQMFVPESGVNWFFPYFPFVLGVVAGAHILKGFGFYEKYLESETVRWYSPALLFSLLWLVIIFQPTGFNPFIYFQF from the coding sequence GTGATTTTTTCTTCGATAACATTTTGCCTCTTTTTCCTTTGTATCCTCGTTGGCTTGGGAGTTTTTCGTCGTAATTCTTCTCGTAAAAGATTTCTACTTTTAGGGAGTTGGTTTTTTTACGCTTATTGGGACTGGCGTTTCCTTTTTCTTATTTTAATCTCCACCATTGTTGATTTTGTAATTGGGGCGATGCTGGGGCACGAAAAGAAAAAAGGGACGCGTCGGTTGCTCTTAGGGGTAAGTCTGACGGTTAACCTTGGCCTGCTTGGTTTTTTTAAGTACTTCAACTTTTTTATTGATTCAATGCGTCCGTTGGTAGAAAGTTTTGGTTTTCATGTTGGCTCTTTGGATATAATCCTTCCGGTGGGTATATCCTTTTACACCTTTCAGACGCTGAGTTACACGATTGATATTTATCGTGGGCAAATAAAGCCGCATGATAATTTACTGGATTTTTCTCTTTTTGTGAGTTTTTTCCCACAGCTTGTGGCTGGTCCAATTGTGCGTGCGTCGCATTTCCTGCCCCAACTCAAGGAGTACAAACCACTTACTGCGGGGAATGCCTATGCAGGGTTCCAACTTTTTACTTATGGGCTTTGTAAAAAAGTATTTCTTGCAGACAGGCTGGCGTTATTCTCAGATCATGTTTTCACTAATGCCGGGTTGTACGATTGTGCGACCACGTGGATGGCTGCGGGAGCATATTCACTTCAGATTTATTTGGACTTTTCCGGTTACTCTGACATGGCGATCGGCATAGCTCGCATCTTAGGGTATGATCTCGGGAAGAATTTTAATTTTCCATACTTATCCCGAAGTCCCCAAGAGTTTTGGCGCCGATGGCATATTTCTTTGTCAACTTGGGTACGAGATTATCTTTATATCCCACTTGGGGGGAGTCGCAGAGGTAAAGCTCGTACGTATGTTAATGTCTTTGTTTCAATGGGGTTATGTGGTTTATGGCATGGTGCAGCTTGGACTTTTGTTGTTTGGGGGATGCTCCATGGAGTCGGATTAGTATTGAACAGGATGTGGCAATGGAAGGCAGAAGGGCCAGGGTTTAGACTGATAGGACGGGGAGTGGCATGGATTGGAACAATGTTGTTCGTCGTGGTGGGCTGGGTGCTGTTTCGATCCGTTGGATTTAGCGAAGCTCGTTTGATGCTCCGCCAGATGTTTGTTCCTGAATCTGGAGTAAATTGGTTTTTCCCTTATTTCCCTTTTGTTCTTGGTGTGGTCGCAGGAGCTCACATTTTGAAGGGGTTTGGGTTTTATGAAAAGTATTTGGAGTCAGAGACGGTTCGTTGGTACTCGCCTGCGCTTTTGTTCAGCCTGCTGTGGCTTGTCATTATCTTTCAACCTACAGGCTTCAACCCATTTATATATTTCCAATTTTAG
- a CDS encoding GNAT family N-acetyltransferase encodes MIVPAREGDFSEIVEVWEASVRATHLFLSEEDIQYYKQLILNEYLAAVTLFCAKDDQGVIQGFLGTSGQSIEMLFLAPRARGSGLGRKLVLFATDELGATKVDVNEQNPAAVGFYEHMGFKTTGRSPVDGMGKPFPLLHMEKE; translated from the coding sequence ATGATCGTACCAGCTCGGGAAGGTGATTTTAGTGAAATTGTCGAAGTTTGGGAAGCTTCGGTACGGGCGACGCATTTGTTTTTGTCTGAAGAAGATATTCAATATTATAAGCAGCTTATTCTCAATGAATATCTGGCTGCCGTGACATTGTTTTGTGCAAAGGATGATCAGGGCGTAATTCAGGGGTTTTTGGGAACGTCAGGGCAAAGTATAGAGATGTTGTTTCTGGCTCCACGCGCGCGAGGGAGCGGATTAGGGAGGAAATTGGTGCTTTTTGCTACTGACGAATTGGGGGCGACAAAGGTTGATGTGAATGAACAGAATCCGGCAGCAGTCGGATTTTATGAGCATATGGGCTTCAAGACCACGGGGCGCTCTCCGGTTGATGGCATGGGCAAGCCATTTCCTTTGCTACATATGGAGAAAGAGTGA
- a CDS encoding GNAT family N-acetyltransferase translates to MSAQCKAVPDSGFSPVVREAVPADLDFLESLERDCFSGTRQSSRQSLRHSLTSASQMVFIAERKKGRKQGVPTGAAVVFEYKRSLRVYSLAILKEHRMQGMGEALMQHIIDFALSHGYERISLEADAGNPKLVDWYRQFGFEGTKAMPDYYGPAEAALRMVLLLANKGRTSERIVIVVDDSNLAKKCVSGIQFCSAPEYLSDTNFSNSNRFHILNLCNSYKTHSMGYYVSLLASARNHRITPSVMAVKDGTTPSIAQSLLDEIREYTHDKLPSHDGSVVELTIVLGKTDDPHHGELARKLFSLFSIPFFSITMERHDSWRFKKLKTLHLKQVAHQHPELLQDALTCYCEKKRYNRPRLKSYKYDLAILINEEEGTPPSCPLALEKFRKAAERVGFFVEFITKADHRRLCEFDALFMRETTAIENHTYEMARHAYTEGLVVIDDPWSILLCSNKVYLHERLANAGVCQPRGWLLTRKGCSDELLKSLPLPVVLKLPESSFSQGVYRVCSLEELRSKLHEMFRQTDLVIAQEFLTSDYDWRIGLLDNMPLFACKYYMANNHWQIYNWQSSESEEFSGRSETIPVSQIPAHILKAAVNASSLIGNGLYGVDLKEVNKKAYVIEVNDNPNIDAGIEDLLLGDELYERIMHSLYNRIEAERHQVRYLY, encoded by the coding sequence ATGAGTGCGCAATGCAAGGCTGTGCCCGATTCCGGCTTCAGCCCAGTGGTTCGAGAGGCTGTTCCGGCTGATCTGGATTTTTTGGAAAGTCTGGAGAGGGACTGCTTTAGTGGAACCAGACAAAGTTCCAGGCAAAGTTTGCGGCACAGTCTTACGAGTGCCAGCCAGATGGTTTTTATCGCCGAAAGGAAAAAAGGAAGAAAACAAGGCGTTCCGACCGGGGCTGCTGTTGTCTTTGAGTACAAGCGGTCGCTGCGTGTTTACTCATTGGCGATTCTGAAAGAACACAGGATGCAGGGGATGGGCGAAGCGCTCATGCAGCATATTATTGATTTCGCTCTCAGCCATGGCTATGAACGGATATCCCTTGAAGCAGACGCTGGGAACCCGAAACTTGTTGATTGGTACCGCCAATTCGGCTTTGAAGGCACCAAGGCTATGCCCGATTATTATGGTCCGGCAGAAGCTGCGCTTCGTATGGTTTTGCTCCTGGCCAACAAAGGACGGACATCGGAGCGTATCGTCATTGTCGTCGATGATTCCAATTTGGCAAAAAAATGTGTTTCAGGCATTCAGTTCTGCTCTGCTCCAGAGTATCTTTCCGATACCAATTTTTCCAATTCAAATCGGTTTCATATTCTGAATCTGTGCAATTCCTATAAGACCCACTCCATGGGCTATTACGTTTCCCTGCTGGCTTCAGCGAGAAATCACAGAATTACGCCATCGGTCATGGCGGTGAAGGATGGGACAACACCAAGCATCGCCCAGAGCCTGCTGGATGAGATTCGTGAGTATACCCATGACAAGCTGCCCTCTCATGATGGGAGCGTGGTGGAACTGACCATCGTGCTGGGTAAGACTGATGACCCTCATCATGGCGAGTTGGCTCGAAAATTGTTTTCTCTTTTTTCCATACCTTTTTTTTCCATCACGATGGAGCGGCATGATTCCTGGAGATTTAAGAAATTGAAAACGCTTCATCTCAAGCAAGTCGCGCATCAACATCCAGAGCTCTTGCAGGATGCATTGACCTGTTATTGTGAGAAAAAACGATATAATCGTCCACGACTCAAGAGCTATAAATACGATCTCGCCATCTTGATAAACGAGGAAGAGGGGACGCCTCCATCGTGCCCATTGGCATTGGAGAAATTTCGCAAGGCTGCCGAGCGTGTTGGGTTTTTCGTTGAATTTATTACCAAAGCCGATCATCGGCGGTTATGTGAGTTTGATGCTCTTTTTATGCGGGAGACAACCGCAATCGAAAACCACACGTATGAGATGGCTCGCCATGCCTATACCGAAGGATTGGTTGTCATTGATGATCCCTGGTCGATACTGCTGTGTTCCAACAAGGTGTATCTTCATGAACGGTTGGCCAATGCAGGAGTCTGCCAACCTCGGGGTTGGCTTTTGACCAGAAAAGGATGCTCGGACGAACTTCTCAAATCCTTGCCATTGCCGGTGGTTTTGAAGTTGCCGGAGAGTTCTTTTTCCCAGGGGGTCTACCGGGTGTGTTCCCTTGAGGAACTCCGCTCAAAGTTGCATGAGATGTTTCGGCAAACCGATCTGGTTATAGCCCAGGAGTTTCTGACTTCTGATTATGACTGGCGCATCGGGCTGCTCGACAACATGCCTTTGTTCGCATGCAAATATTACATGGCAAACAATCATTGGCAAATTTACAACTGGCAGTCGAGCGAGTCCGAGGAGTTCAGCGGCCGATCGGAGACCATTCCCGTTAGTCAGATTCCGGCCCATATCCTTAAGGCGGCAGTTAATGCCTCGTCGCTTATCGGTAACGGGCTGTACGGAGTGGACCTGAAAGAGGTCAACAAGAAAGCTTACGTCATAGAGGTCAACGATAATCCGAATATTGATGCCGGGATCGAAGACTTGTTGTTGGGGGATGAGTTGTACGAACGCATCATGCATTCACTCTACAACCGCATCGAAGCTGAACGTCACCAGGTTCGATATCTTTACTGA
- a CDS encoding bifunctional GNAT family N-acetyltransferase/carbon-nitrogen hydrolase family protein has protein sequence MGKRKAIKIRSWNEDDLPAIVACQKAAYPDFDDHYDERTYAMQFAAFPEGQVLAECDGEIIGYATSIIVQLDESVDWYRYDEITGGGTFSTHTPTGDTLYGADIAVRPEYRGQGVAGKIYKYRKRIMKRYNLSRMIAHGRIMNYSEQEGILTAKEYVEMVAKGELKDSALNAHLKAGYRVKGVFLDLLQDDSSLNYSTFLEMPNPDFQPVRRKIAGAPLRRPVRQYRVCAAQYQMRRISSWEDLRQSVEFFVVTADAYHCHFLVLPELFTAQMFSTMPPEWTPRRAVAELAGMTDKYLDMFRELASTYNLHIIGGSHPVLRDGKLYNVGHLFTPTGNVYTQDKLHITPGEREDWGIHPGEGLSVFQTPLGRIAIQVCYDIEFPETSRLLAMAGAEVIFVPFSTDEKRAYHRVRATAQARAIENSIYTVIAANVGNLPGVKTYLLNYGQSAIFAPSDFAFPIPSLSGEADPGVETVVIADLDFASLSQIREFGSVRPLHERRPDIYELKARKKITVIRTE, from the coding sequence ATGGGTAAAAGAAAGGCTATCAAAATTCGCAGTTGGAATGAGGATGATCTCCCGGCCATTGTCGCCTGCCAAAAGGCGGCTTATCCCGATTTTGACGACCATTACGACGAGCGCACATATGCCATGCAGTTTGCCGCCTTCCCGGAAGGACAAGTCCTGGCTGAGTGCGATGGAGAAATCATCGGCTACGCGACTTCCATCATCGTCCAATTGGATGAATCCGTTGACTGGTATCGCTATGATGAGATCACCGGAGGGGGGACATTCAGCACGCATACCCCAACCGGCGATACCCTATATGGCGCAGATATCGCGGTTCGACCGGAATACCGGGGCCAGGGAGTAGCCGGGAAAATATATAAATACCGAAAACGTATCATGAAGCGCTACAATCTAAGCAGGATGATCGCCCATGGACGCATAATGAATTACAGCGAGCAGGAAGGTATTCTGACCGCCAAGGAATATGTCGAGATGGTCGCCAAAGGTGAACTGAAGGATTCTGCCCTCAATGCGCACCTCAAGGCCGGATATCGGGTCAAGGGCGTTTTCCTCGACCTGCTCCAGGACGACTCCAGTCTGAATTACTCCACCTTTCTGGAAATGCCCAACCCGGACTTCCAGCCGGTTCGGCGCAAGATCGCGGGTGCTCCTCTGCGTCGCCCTGTTCGCCAATATCGAGTCTGCGCCGCTCAGTACCAAATGCGCAGGATATCATCCTGGGAAGATCTGCGGCAATCCGTTGAGTTTTTTGTCGTGACGGCCGACGCATACCACTGTCATTTCCTGGTCCTGCCCGAACTGTTCACAGCACAAATGTTCAGCACCATGCCCCCGGAGTGGACTCCACGCAGAGCGGTTGCGGAACTGGCAGGAATGACTGACAAATATCTGGACATGTTTCGAGAGCTCGCTAGCACATACAATCTGCATATCATTGGTGGCTCCCACCCCGTACTGCGTGACGGCAAGCTTTACAATGTCGGGCACCTTTTCACGCCTACGGGCAATGTATACACGCAAGACAAACTTCACATCACTCCAGGAGAGCGTGAGGACTGGGGTATCCATCCCGGCGAAGGCTTGAGCGTTTTCCAGACCCCACTGGGGCGCATAGCCATTCAGGTCTGCTATGATATCGAGTTCCCCGAAACCTCCCGACTCCTGGCAATGGCCGGGGCCGAAGTCATCTTCGTCCCTTTCAGTACCGATGAGAAACGGGCCTACCATCGAGTACGGGCCACAGCACAGGCTCGTGCCATCGAAAACTCGATTTATACCGTCATTGCGGCCAACGTGGGAAACCTGCCGGGCGTCAAGACATATCTGTTGAACTATGGACAGTCAGCGATCTTCGCACCGAGCGACTTTGCATTTCCCATTCCGTCTCTTAGCGGAGAGGCTGACCCCGGCGTGGAAACAGTGGTTATAGCGGATCTGGATTTTGCCAGCCTGTCACAAATCAGGGAGTTTGGCAGTGTCCGTCCCCTGCATGAACGCAGGCCGGACATCTATGAACTCAAGGCGCGAAAGAAAATCACCGTAATCAGAACGGAATAA